In one window of Meleagris gallopavo isolate NT-WF06-2002-E0010 breed Aviagen turkey brand Nicholas breeding stock chromosome 12, Turkey_5.1, whole genome shotgun sequence DNA:
- the CLPX gene encoding ATP-dependent Clp protease ATP-binding subunit clpX-like, mitochondrial, translating into AAARLLGSTLPSARRGITCGRTRIPVLGKLGTFETCSLRRIPLRNFSETPAYFASKDGTGKDVSGEGSKKSVGEGGGKKSSSGSSGKGGNQLRCPKCGDLCTHVETFVSSTRFVKCEKCHHFFVVLSEADTKKSIIKEPESAAEAVKLAFQQKPPPPPKKIYNYLDKYVVGQCFAKKVLSVAVYNHYKRIYNNIPANLRQQAEVEKQTSLTPRELEIRRREDEYRFTKLLQIAGISPHGNALGASMQQQMNQQIPQEKRGGEVLDSPNDDIKLEKSNILLLGPTGSGKTLLAQTLAKCLDVPFAICDCTTLTQAGYVGEDIESVIAKLLQDANYNVEKAQQGIVFLDEVDKIGSVPGIHQLRDVGGEGVQQGLLKLLEGTIVNVPEKNSRKLRGETVQVDTTNILFVASGAFNGLDRIISRRKNEKYLGFGTPSNMGKGRRAAAAADLANISGESNTHEDIEEKDRLLRHVEARDLIEFGMIPEFVGRLPVVVPLHSLDEKTLVRILTEPRNAVVPQYQALFSMDKCELNVTEDALKAIARLALERKTGARGLRSIMEKLLLEPMFEVPNSDIVCVEVDKDVVEGKKEPGYIRAPTKDSSEEEYDSGVEEDGWPRQADAAHH; encoded by the exons GTATTACCTGTGGCCGTACACGCATCCCTGTTCTGGGGAAACTTGGGACTTTTGAAACTTGTTCTCTCAGGCGGATTCCTCTTAGAAACTTTTCAGAAACACCGGCATATTTTGCTTCAAAGGACGGCACGGGGAAGGATGTCTCTGGAGAAGGAAGCAAG AAGTCTGTCGGTGAGGGGGGTGGTAAGAAGTCGAGCTCTGGAAGTTCTGGAAAAGGAGGGAACCAGCTGCGCTGCCCGAAGTGTGGTGACCTGTGCACACACGTGGAGACCTTCGTGT CATCCACCCGTTTTGTGAAGTGTGAAAAGTGTCACCATTTTTTTGTTGTACTGTCAGAGGCAGACACTAAAAAGAGCATCATTAAGGAGCCCGagtcagcagcagaagctgtgaAATTGGCATTCCAGCAGAAGCCACCTCCTCCACCGAAAAAG ATTTATAACTACCTCGACAAATACGTTGTTGGTCAGTGTTTTGCCAAGAAGGTGCTTTCAGTTGCTGTGTATAATCATTACAAGAGGATCTACAACAATATCCCAGCTAACCTGAGACAGCAAGCTGAAGTTGAAAAACAGACTTCTCTAACACCAAgag AATTAGAAATCAGAAGACGGGAGGATGAGTACAGATTTACAA AACTGCTGCAGATTGCTGGGATTAGTCCACACGGCAACGCTTTAGGAGCATCTATGCAGCAACAAATGAACCAGCAGATACCTCAGGAAAAACGGGGAGGTGAAGTACTAGATTCGCCCAACGATGAcataaaacttgaaaaaagtaatattttgcTGCTTGGACCAACTGGATCAG GTAAAACCTTGCTGGCTCAGACTCTAGCTAAATGCCTGGATGTACCATTTGCTATCTGTGACTGTACTACCTTGACTCAGGCTGGCTATGTTGGTGAAGACATTGAATCTGTCATTGCAAAACTGCTGCAAGATGCCAACTACAACGTAGAAAAAGCTCAGCAAG GAATTGTTTTTCTGGATGAAGTGGATAAGATTGGCAGTGTTCCTGGTATTCATCAGTTACGGGATGTTGGAGGAGAAGGGGTGCAACAA GGCCTGTTAAAATTGCTGGAAGGCACAATAGTAAACGTTCCAGAGAAGAATTCTCGTAAACTACGTGGAGAAACGGTGCAGGTTGACACAACAAACATCCTCTTTGTAGCTTCTGGTGCTTTTAATGGCCTGGACAGAATTAtcagcaggaggaaaaatgaaaaa TATTTAGGATTTGGTACACCATCTAATATGGGAAAAggcagaagagctgcagcagcagctgatctTGCTAATATAAGTGGAGAGTCCAACACGCACGAAGATATTGAAGAAAAGGATCGCCTGCTGCGTCACGTGGAGGCCAGAGATCTCATAGAATTTGGAATGATTCCTGAGTTCGTGGGGCGTTTGCCTGTTGTGGTTCCTCTGCATAGCCTGGATGAGAAAACCCTCGTACGGATTCTTACTGAGCCACGGAACGCTGTGGTTCCCCAGTACCAGGCTTTATTCAGCATGGATAAG TGTGAATTGAATGTAACTGAAGATGCATTGAAGGCTATAGCCAGACTGGCCCTGGAGAGAAAAACCGGTGCAAGAGGTCTGCGATCTATAATG GAAAAGCTGTTGCTGGAGCCCATGTTTGAAGTGCCCAATTCTGACATTGTATGCGTGGAAGTTGACAAAGATGTTGTAGAAGGCAAAAAAGAGCCAGGATACATTAG GGCTCCCACTAAAGATTCATCTGAAGAAGAATATGACTCTGGAGTTGAGGAAGACGGCTGGCCTCGACAAGCAGATGCTGCACACCATTAA
- the PDCD7 gene encoding programmed cell death protein 7, whose product VRPLREPGYLRELGRKAEKARKRRERLQRRKREARAAQEEEAARAAEREAEIDRWRAGRVQEVEEKNRERELKAAADSVLSEVRKKQADTKRMVDILGSLEKLRKLRKEAAARKGVCPPPSADEAFENQVESLRALLKNRTELYEAEERALRVMLEGEQEEERKREMEKKQKKEREKLLQQKREIDSKLFGDPDEFPLADLLQPFREYYLQAELSVAALIQIRHEWDQYLVPADHPEGSCIPPGWVLPTLPTNDTWATAVR is encoded by the exons GTGCGGCCGCTGAGGGAACCCGGCTACCTGCGGGAACTGGGCCGGAAGGCCGAGAAGgcgaggaagaggagggagcGGCTGCAGAGGAGGAAGCGGGAGGCCCGAGCGGCCCAGGAGGAGGAGGCGGCCCGCGCCGCGGAGCGGGAGGCTGAGATCGACCGATGGAGGGCAGGGCGCGTCCAGGAGGTGGAGGAGAAGAACCGG gaGCGGGAGCTTAAGGCTGCTGCGGACAGTGTCTTATCTGAAGTAAGGAAGAAGCAGGCAGACACAAAGAGAATGGTGGACATCCTGGGCTCCTTAGAAAAGCTTCGGAAACTGAGGAAAGAGGCCGCTGCCAGGAAAG GTGTTTGTCCACCTCCCTCAGCAGATGAAGCCTTTGAAAATCAGGTGGAAAGTCTCAGAGCATTGCTCAAAAACCGCACAGAGCTGTATGAAGCTGAGGAGAGAGCACTGAGAGTGATGTTGGAAGGagaacaggaggaggaaaggaagagagaaatggaaaagaaacagaagaaggaaagagaaaagcttcTACAGCAGAAACGTGAAATTGATTCCAAGCTGTTTGGTGATCCAG ATGAATTTCCTCTTGCTGAtctgctgcagcctttcagggAATATTACTTACAAGCTGAGCTTTCTGTAGCAGCTCTAATCCAGATCAG GCACGAATGGGATCAGTACTTGGTGCCCGCTGATCACCCTGAAGGAAGCTGCATCCCTCCTGGATGGGTTCTTCCGACTCTCCCCACGAATGACACTTGGGCCACTGCTGTCAGATaa